In one window of Burkholderia cepacia ATCC 25416 DNA:
- the pheA gene encoding prephenate dehydratase, with protein MTLTATDLPALDPVALQRAQIDAIDQELLALIARRMQHAAAIGRFKALDGRTIRQPARETEIVAGLCARPHGLLQARHVAAIWHTLFRVSRELQRVPSVAFLGPPGTFTETAMQRYFGAPIRPHACDTLEATFAALAAANVDHAVVPIENSTEGTVTRAIDLLADATAPVVGEIVLPVAHCLLSASGTLEGVDCVLGHQQALAQCRAWLDAHAPQLRRVPVASNAAAAREAASMTDCAAIAGERAADQYGLRIVANAIQDEPGNRTRFLVLGGPPAEPTGHDRTSLLLQLDDTIGALAGVFDALARHRISVLWLDARPGRAAGWAYRFFVDIDGHQDDAHVRAALGDIRTIAADLRILGSYPRAPFVDAGAVAEPSAT; from the coding sequence ATGACCCTCACCGCCACCGACTTGCCCGCTCTCGATCCGGTCGCGCTGCAACGCGCGCAGATCGATGCCATCGACCAGGAACTGCTCGCGCTGATCGCGCGCAGGATGCAGCACGCCGCCGCGATCGGCCGGTTCAAGGCGCTCGACGGCCGGACGATCCGCCAGCCGGCCCGGGAAACGGAAATCGTCGCGGGGCTGTGCGCCCGGCCGCACGGGCTGCTGCAGGCGCGCCACGTCGCGGCGATCTGGCACACGCTGTTCCGCGTCAGCCGCGAGTTGCAGCGGGTGCCGTCGGTCGCGTTCCTCGGCCCGCCCGGCACCTTTACCGAGACCGCGATGCAGCGCTACTTCGGCGCCCCGATCCGTCCACATGCGTGCGACACGCTCGAAGCGACATTCGCCGCACTGGCGGCCGCGAACGTCGACCATGCGGTGGTGCCGATCGAGAATTCAACCGAAGGCACCGTCACGCGCGCGATCGACCTGCTGGCCGACGCGACCGCTCCAGTGGTCGGCGAGATCGTGCTGCCGGTCGCGCACTGCCTGCTGAGCGCATCCGGCACGCTCGAAGGCGTCGACTGCGTGCTCGGTCATCAGCAGGCGCTGGCGCAGTGCCGTGCATGGCTCGATGCGCATGCGCCGCAATTGCGCCGCGTGCCTGTCGCGAGCAACGCCGCGGCCGCCCGCGAAGCAGCGAGCATGACGGATTGCGCGGCGATCGCCGGCGAACGGGCGGCCGACCAGTACGGACTGCGTATCGTGGCGAACGCGATCCAGGACGAGCCCGGCAATCGCACGCGCTTTCTCGTCCTCGGCGGGCCCCCGGCAGAGCCGACAGGCCATGACCGCACCAGTCTTCTGCTGCAGCTCGACGATACGATCGGCGCGCTCGCAGGCGTGTTCGATGCATTGGCGCGCCACCGGATCTCGGTGCTGTGGCTCGACGCGCGTCCCGGCCGCGCCGCCGGGTGGGCGTACCGCTTCTTCGTCGACATCGACGGCCACCAGGACGACGCGCATGTCCGTGCCGCCCTCGGCGACATCAGGACGATCGCCGCCGACCTGCGAATCCTCGGTTCCTACCCGCGCGCGCCGTTCGTCGATGCCGGCGCCGTTGCCGAGCCGAGCGCGACATGA
- a CDS encoding shikimate kinase — translation MTAAHHPRIALIGMPGAGKTTIGAALAAALDRPFADSDREMEQRFGAPLAMLFPLPTFRAREAGVIDALSQRDTLILATGGGAVLRDDTRARLKARCHVIYLVSDIDALYRRTGRDPARPLLNVPDPRAVLAELQRTRDPLYRACAHRLLDTRGASIDEIVAAALAESASA, via the coding sequence GTGACGGCAGCGCACCATCCGCGCATCGCGTTGATCGGCATGCCCGGTGCGGGCAAGACGACGATCGGCGCGGCGCTTGCGGCGGCACTCGACCGCCCGTTCGCGGATTCCGACCGGGAGATGGAGCAGCGCTTCGGCGCCCCGCTTGCCATGCTGTTTCCGCTGCCGACGTTCCGCGCCCGCGAAGCCGGCGTCATCGATGCGCTGTCGCAACGCGACACGCTGATCCTCGCCACCGGCGGCGGCGCGGTGCTGCGCGACGACACCCGCGCGCGCCTCAAGGCGCGCTGCCACGTGATCTACCTGGTCAGCGACATCGACGCGCTGTACCGGCGCACCGGGCGCGATCCCGCGCGCCCGCTCCTGAACGTGCCCGATCCGCGCGCCGTGCTGGCCGAGTTGCAGCGGACGCGCGATCCGCTGTACCGGGCCTGCGCGCATCGCCTGCTCGACACGCGCGGCGCGTCGATCGACGAAATCGTCGCGGCGGCCCTCGCCGAATCCGCGTCCGCCTGA
- a CDS encoding efflux transporter outer membrane subunit, giving the protein MSKFLVSTRRWGPIATAAVTAAVMAGCAPFGQQPDQQKITPVEQLDPGLALHAAKGQADVDAQWWRTFGDPQLDRVLADALAGAPSLKAQRARVDEALAQADVSAADSLPLLGAAVSATPTRLPRSYTTPPPAAGHWQVNAQALLNASFDLDVAGRLRALTRAATLRAGEQQSLERAATVSLQAALVETYLQLALELQLLDIANDTLRQHDYLLRLTRQREAAGLDMPVAVARAGEPLPLAQADVERQRAAVALLRHRLAALVGRGPGYADTLTPSPRVLHAVAPLPATLPAALVGRRPDILAARYRVEAASADIDAARAAFYPDINLMAFVGVQSFGFRALLHGSSGTFGAGPAITLPIFEGGRLRAGLRAQTDAYNAAVADYDDTVVNALAQVSDSLVQLDALARQRDLNRDALARAQQTYDIETRRYQKGISGYLDVLLAETRLLEDRRSVARADTSLAVEHVRLIAALGGATNPGAQQ; this is encoded by the coding sequence ATGTCCAAGTTTCTTGTCTCGACTCGAAGATGGGGTCCGATCGCTACGGCAGCCGTGACGGCGGCCGTCATGGCCGGTTGTGCCCCGTTCGGCCAGCAGCCGGACCAACAGAAGATCACCCCGGTCGAACAGCTCGACCCGGGCCTCGCGCTTCACGCGGCCAAGGGTCAGGCCGACGTGGACGCGCAATGGTGGCGCACCTTCGGCGATCCGCAGCTCGACCGCGTGCTGGCCGACGCGCTCGCGGGCGCGCCGTCGCTGAAGGCCCAGCGCGCCCGGGTCGACGAAGCGCTCGCGCAAGCCGACGTCAGCGCGGCGGATTCCCTGCCGCTGCTCGGCGCAGCGGTCAGCGCGACGCCGACGCGGCTGCCGCGCAGCTACACCACCCCGCCCCCCGCCGCAGGCCACTGGCAAGTCAACGCGCAGGCGCTGCTGAATGCGTCGTTCGATCTCGACGTTGCCGGGCGCCTGCGCGCGCTGACCCGCGCCGCGACCCTGCGCGCCGGCGAGCAGCAGTCGCTCGAGCGCGCGGCAACCGTGTCGTTGCAGGCCGCGCTCGTCGAGACGTACCTGCAGCTCGCGCTCGAGCTGCAACTGCTCGACATCGCGAACGATACGCTGCGTCAGCACGATTACCTGCTGCGCCTCACCCGCCAGCGTGAAGCGGCGGGACTCGACATGCCGGTCGCGGTCGCGCGTGCCGGCGAGCCGCTGCCGCTCGCGCAGGCCGATGTCGAGCGGCAGCGCGCGGCCGTTGCGCTGCTGCGCCACCGGCTCGCGGCGCTCGTCGGGCGCGGGCCCGGTTATGCGGACACGCTCACGCCGTCACCGCGCGTGCTGCATGCCGTCGCGCCGTTGCCCGCGACGCTCCCGGCCGCGCTCGTCGGGCGCCGGCCCGACATCCTGGCCGCCCGCTATCGCGTCGAGGCCGCGTCGGCCGACATCGACGCGGCCCGCGCGGCGTTCTATCCGGACATCAACCTGATGGCGTTCGTCGGCGTGCAGAGTTTCGGCTTTCGCGCGCTGCTTCACGGCAGCAGCGGCACGTTCGGCGCCGGCCCCGCGATCACGCTGCCGATCTTCGAAGGCGGCAGGCTGCGAGCCGGCCTGCGCGCGCAGACCGACGCGTACAACGCCGCCGTCGCCGACTACGACGACACCGTCGTCAACGCGCTCGCCCAGGTCAGCGACTCGCTCGTGCAGCTCGACGCGCTGGCCAGGCAGCGCGACCTGAATCGCGATGCGCTGGCACGCGCGCAGCAGACCTACGACATCGAGACGCGGCGCTACCAGAAAGGCATTTCCGGCTACCTGGACGTGCTGCTGGCCGAAACCCGGCTGCTTGAAGACCGCCGGTCGGTCGCTCGCGCCGATACCTCACTTGCCGTCGAGCACGTCCGGCTGATCGCCGCGCTCGGTGGCGCAACGAACCCCGGAGCCCAACAATGA